In the Arachis hypogaea cultivar Tifrunner chromosome 20, arahy.Tifrunner.gnm2.J5K5, whole genome shotgun sequence genome, TTTCAGGACATATTTTAGTTTGTTTGTATCGCCATTGACTTATTATGTGTATTTGTTTCAGGCATGTTGCTTTGTTCTCCAAAGTTGGGTATCAAAGAAATTTATGACCGGATGGTAATTAACTAATGTACTTATTGAGTTGAATAAGTGTTATTGGTATATTTGGCTTAATTATTCATTTTATCTTGGATTTGCAGTGTAGTTCTTTTCCCAGTTGCAGTTACCTTCTTTATTACATGGTGGTTTATTCAATTTGTTGATGGTTTCTTTAGCCCAATATACTCCAGGCTTGGCATTGACATATTTGGTGAGTGTTATTTTACCATTCTCTTTACATCATTTTATCATGTATTTTTTACTTGGTACTGAGTGATTACGGATGGGGGGAATTTTTGTGTTCTAGATTTCATATCTCTAAATTCATAAAAAGGCAAATGAAAATAGTTCAATAAGGGTGTGTTTGTGAATTTTGACTTTGGAGATGAAGGAATTAAAGTTTCTCAACAGTTGACAGTGATTCTGATAGAGGATTCTATTGGGTTTATTGGCTCTGTGGTTTATTCTAATGGAGGAATTAGTTTTTGGAACAATTTGTACTCTTTTCATTGCTTAACAGGTCTTGAGGAAGTATTCATTACCTATGAAATGCCTTTAAGTGTAAAAAATGGGAAAAGGATATACAGATTGGCATAACTCTTGAAAAGCTATTCATTTTATAGTCATTATTTCTCAGTTGGTGTTTTTGGCCAAGGCTGTTTTAATAGAATTCCATTTTTGATACACTGAGAAATATGGAGTATTGCTACATTCATAACTTTACTTCTGTTCCATTTATCCTATTCTTCCCTTGTTCCTGAGGAAATATTACTGTCTGGTTTTCCTCCTACTAAATTCGGACCCTGCATATAGTTGCAGAAAGCCTGAAACATGtgtacccccccccccccccttttccttcctcctctctGGTTTTAAATTTCTTCACATTTCTGGCCTTTGTCATTTTGACTTTACTTGTATATTCCCAATGCAGCATAGTAAAGTTTGAAACTCTTGTTTTGTGGTGCAGGACTTGGTTTTATTACATCTTTGGTTTTTGTATTTCTTATTGGTGTTTTTGTTTCATCATGGATGGGTGCCACTGTTTTCTGGCTTGGAGAATGGTTCATAAAGCGAATGCCCCTTGTTAGGCATATATACTCTGCGTCCAAGCAGATTAGTGCTGCAATATCTCCAGGTATATACACAAGCACGTCTATCTTTGCTCGATAACACAGTTACTTATCTCCAGCTCGCATCCATATCAGCTATAGATTGACCATTTTCATATAGCGATGACATCATGACAAGGACGCAACCAAGCTCATATATTTCCCCCTTTATCTTCTTCACAGATCAAAATACCACAGCCTTTAAGGAAGTTGCAATTATCCGTCACCCACGTGTTGGTGAATATGCTTTTGGCTTTATTACATCTACTGTTACTCTACAGGTACTGATAATCTGATATCATTTCACCAGTTCTATCATTGATAAATATTTGACTTGTATATCATGATGTGATGCATCTTTGCAAGTGAGAGGAATTCGCCTCATTAGTTTGCAGCAGTTGAGTATGTTGCTAATGGAATCTACTAATGGCCTATGGCCTATAGAGATCGACATATGTATATGCTGAATACTATGAGTTTATAGTGTCTATGGGTCTTGCATTTACCTCATTTTCATCCTTTATGATGTGTGTATCCTCTGATGAATCATATTACTTGGTCTTCTActaattctaaatttttgttttctttatttaccGTTTGATGTTTCCTCTCCATCCCagaaagaaaatgaagacgaAGAGCTCTGTAGTGTTTTTGTCCCTACAAACCATCTATATATTGGGGATATATTTTTGGTTAACTCCAAAGAAATTATAAGACCAAATCTTTCTATTCGAGAAGGCATAGGTAGGTTCTCTTTTCCTTAATTACCTTTTTCTTATCAATGTCCCTTGTATGATCTTAATATGTCATGAATAGTTCGTGTAAGTAACATTATTGCATTAATGGTTATGCAGAAATAATTGTTTCTGGGGGAATGACAATGCCACAGTTGATATCTCCATTAGAAAGAGCACCTAGACAGAGTGAGAGAATCCCGTTGAACCGAATTGCATCAAGGGCATAGAGCTATGGATGTCTCGTGTGGCCTTGCATGCAAGCAAAGCAAATTCTGATAGTCTGAGCTCTATTATTAACCTGCATGTGATGAAATTTGTATACTAAGGTTGTTGTTTATCATTAGTTAAAAAGAGTGTTAAATACCTTGTAATAatgtaattattattgttatgattataaTTCAACTATTCGCCCGGAGTATGATCTAAGTGATGAATGCATGTTTAAAAATCACGATGGCACAAGAGCACGTTATAatgttatttgtatactaaaattagtcattaaggtagcgtttgttttcggagACAAGATACAGAGATATGGACAGTACATGTTTAAAATGTGTTTGGAACACATTGTCTCTGagacaattttttatatttttgtgtccacACTTTTACGAAGGATAATAATGGACACGGGATTTGGAAGAATAGACACggacttttttataaattttgttttcctttttgtctatagatattttttattattccactattatctcttcttattttttctataattagtcatgaaatttttttcatgtaaaaacggattcttttttaaaattgattttttatttaaaattaatctaacttattaacctaaacaaaattttttattaatcaaactcagatctatttttttattaatcttaaccatatgtattcctatatattaataataaatttaaaaataaaataaatatatttataatttttattttaatataaatactattctatatttttttattaaaatttttggtctTTTCAAACATTTTTTCAAGTTTCGTCTGAACTCCTACGTACTCTCATTCTCTattaaattagtttgtacttgatgtagaaaatttgaaatcatatggttattttagtcatttcatataatattttagtcttgtccatgtgtatccaaatataatactggacattacattagtgtcttgtacatcgtatccaaacataatacacaAACGCAGTATCATGTATCATGTTCTATTGTCTCTGTCCTATTGTCTCTGTCTCAGTATCATGTTTTGTCCTGTCTCTGAAAACAAACACAGCctaatatatttgttttttgtgttttgtttttggTGTGGTTAAATTACACAATTGATctctatatttttattgaaattgcaAATTGGTTTCTatactttaaaagtttgtaattgagttcctaaacaaaattaaattttata is a window encoding:
- the LOC112783900 gene encoding protein LIKE COV 2, with protein sequence MAEEKESTSIPLSQADNASSEDPEDPAKSPPNSPNSSTRRACCFVLQSWVSKKFMTGCVVLFPVAVTFFITWWFIQFVDGFFSPIYSRLGIDIFGLGFITSLVFVFLIGVFVSSWMGATVFWLGEWFIKRMPLVRHIYSASKQISAAISPDQNTTAFKEVAIIRHPRVGEYAFGFITSTVTLQKENEDEELCSVFVPTNHLYIGDIFLVNSKEIIRPNLSIREGIEIIVSGGMTMPQLISPLERAPRQSERIPLNRIASRA